The following is a genomic window from Syntrophorhabdales bacterium.
GTCCGAACAGGGTGCCCACTCCTCCCAGGATCACCATTATAAGCACCTCTGCAGAGGTGACGAGGTGGAGTTCGGAAGGGCTCACAAAGCCGTTGTAATAGACGAGCATCACTCCCGCGAGGCCGGCAAAAATCCCCGAGACGATAAAGGCGATGTACTTCTGGAGCCAGACATTGTAGCCCAGCGCAGTCATGCGCGTCTCGCTTTCTCGAATGCCCAGCAGGGTGTGGCCGAAAGAGGAACGCACAACGAGATACATCAGTAATGCTGCAATCACAAAGAAGAGGAGGACAAAATAATAGAAATGGGTTGTAGTGTGCAGATTCCAGTGCACGAACGAGAGGTCAGGACGTGCAATGCCCGGGAGCCCGTCATCGCCTCCGGTCAATGAGCGCCATTTGAACGCGATACCCCAAAGCATCATGGATGAAGCCAGGAGGATCATCAAAAGGTAGGTACCCGTGTTTCGCAGGACGATCAGGCCGAAGAGTGCGGCAACGATCCCTGCGGAGAGCACTCCTGCGAAGAGCTCGATGGCGAAGTGGGGGCCATGAAATATCTTGACGTTGATGATAGCGACTATGTACGCGCCCGTGCCAAGGAAGGCAGCATGCCCCAATGAGGCAAGCCCTGTATAACCCTGCAGGATATCGAGACTCATTGCGAAAATCGCATAGATGAGAATCAAGGTGAGAAGCCCCGTGTAGTAGGAAGGGAGGAAAAGGGGCGCCGCGCAGAGCAGGGCAAGCACTATGAGAAGGGTGATGACCGGTCTACCCTTTTTCATTTTGTTCCAAAAAGGCCGCTTGGTTTGATTGCCAGTACCACGACCATCGCAGCAAAGAGCGTGAAGATGGATAGCTCCGGGAGAAGACTCTTACCAAAAGAATCGATCAGTCCTATGAGAAGCGCCCCGACAAGCGCTCCCCGTAGGCTTCCTGTTCCGCCGATCACGACCACGACGATTGCGAGCAATAATATTTCAATATCGAGTCCGACACTCAATCCGACAAAGGGGCCGCCTATAACACCGGCCAGACCTGCCAGCAGTGCGCCCAGGCTGAATACCAGTGTTTTGACGAGTGAGATGTTAATGCCTATGCCCTGGGCCATTTCCGCATCATCCACGCCGGCCCGGACGATCGCGCCATATTTCGTTTTTTCCTGGAACCACCAGAGAAAAATCAGTATGAGCGCGCCGATAACGATCACTGCAAGGCGATAGTAGGGAACCACGATGCTGCCGAGATAGACCGTACCCTGCAGCAGTTCCGGTTTTGGGATTGCGAGAGGGTTTCCACCCCAAACCCAACGACACACATCGCTGATGATAAGGAGCATGCCGAATGTAAGCAACACCTGGGCCAGTGTTTCACTCGCGAATTTCTTTTCGAGCACCGTCTTATAGGAGACTATTCCGAGTATTCCGATGCTGATGAGACCGGCCATGCACGCCAGGAAAAAATTGTGTGTATATTGCGCGACCGTGTAGCCGATGTAACCGCCCAGCAAATAGAAAGATCCATGGGCGAGATTGACGATCCTCATGGTGCCCAGCATGAGAGTGAGCCCTGCTGCCAGCAGAAAAAGCAGCATACCGAAGACGACACCGTTTATGGTCTGGGTCAGGACAAAGGCCATTACTTACTTGTTCCACCAACCCCAGACATCGGCTTGAGCCACTTTGCCCATCTTGTCCAGAACGGCGTTGACCAGCTTTCCATCCCGTTTTTCCGTCTTGAGCACATACATGTTGATCACTCTCTGATGGTACTGGTCGAAGGCAAGCGGACCGGAAGGTGTTTCGATCTTTGCCGAAACTTTCATTATCTCGGCTGCTACTTTCTGAGGATCATCCACGTCGCCCTTGAGAGACTCGGCTGCAGCTCCAATCACCTGCGCTGAGACATATCCGAACTCACTGTAGCGGGATGGATTTTCACCATACTTGGCATTGTAAGCTTTCACGAAGGCTTTGTTCTTTGGCGAATCTATCATGAACGTGTAGTGGCCGCTGGTGATGAGTCCGATCGCGGCATCTCCTATTGAAGGGAGATACGGGTCGTCGACCATCGCCGCATGGCCGTAAAGAGGAAGCCGCTTCTTCAAACCGAATTCCTGGTACTGCTGCACGAACCTGACCGCATCTGTTCCGGCATAGAAACCGAAGACTGCATCCGCGCCTTTCACATCGATTGCGGCGAGGAAAGGAGCAAAATCCATGGTGCCCAATTTGGGATAAACTTCCTTGATCACCTTTCCTCCGGAAGCCTGAAATGCTGCAGTAAAAGCCTCGAGGGTGTGGTGCCCCGCAGCGAAATCAGATCCGGTCACCACTATGTTCCGGTAATTGGTGTTCTTGTACATCCATTTCCCCATGGGGTAGGCGTTCTCATCGGTCGTATCACAGACGCGGAAGATGTTCTGGCTTGCCTTCTGCGGAGACGTCAATTCACGGGTGAATGCAGTGGGGTTGATCTGAATCACCTTTTGCGCGCGCACGTAATCGTGAATAGCAAGGCCCACGGCACTGCTCACCGGACCTATTACAAACTGAACCTTCTGCTGCTCCACAAGGCGACGCACCTTGGTCAGGCCTGTGGTGGGGCTCAACTCGGTATCCTCTTTGACGATCTCAATCGGCCGGCCTCCTGCCTTCCTGCCGATCTCATCAAAGTAAAGCTCTGCGCCGTCCTGGACTCCCTTTGCCTGTAATGGCATGGTTCCAGTATAGGGAAGGAGTAATCCGATCTTAATCGGGCCTTTATCTGCTGCCACTGAAGGCGATCCTGTGATCACCAGTAGAGCGATGATTAAGCTTCCGAGAAACAGAAATGACAAGAGTTTTTTTTGATAATGCATCTGACGCCTCCTTGGTGTACGGGTTTTGATTGTCAGTTCAAGGCGCGAATACAGACGCTTTCGATGACACGGAAAGCTATCTGCCCGGCTTCTGATCCATTCCCGGTTTTGTAGTACCACGCTGCCCGGAAATTTGTCAACTACTTATTCTGCCTTATGCCACGACTTTCAA
Proteins encoded in this region:
- a CDS encoding branched-chain amino acid ABC transporter permease; the protein is MKKGRPVITLLIVLALLCAAPLFLPSYYTGLLTLILIYAIFAMSLDILQGYTGLASLGHAAFLGTGAYIVAIINVKIFHGPHFAIELFAGVLSAGIVAALFGLIVLRNTGTYLLMILLASSMMLWGIAFKWRSLTGGDDGLPGIARPDLSFVHWNLHTTTHFYYFVLLFFVIAALLMYLVVRSSFGHTLLGIRESETRMTALGYNVWLQKYIAFIVSGIFAGLAGVMLVYYNGFVSPSELHLVTSAEVLIMVILGGVGTLFGPALGAGIIILIKNFVSGYTEHWMIILGALYMATVMLAPQGVYRLFRRSQK
- a CDS encoding branched-chain amino acid ABC transporter permease, which codes for MAFVLTQTINGVVFGMLLFLLAAGLTLMLGTMRIVNLAHGSFYLLGGYIGYTVAQYTHNFFLACMAGLISIGILGIVSYKTVLEKKFASETLAQVLLTFGMLLIISDVCRWVWGGNPLAIPKPELLQGTVYLGSIVVPYYRLAVIVIGALILIFLWWFQEKTKYGAIVRAGVDDAEMAQGIGINISLVKTLVFSLGALLAGLAGVIGGPFVGLSVGLDIEILLLAIVVVVIGGTGSLRGALVGALLIGLIDSFGKSLLPELSIFTLFAAMVVVLAIKPSGLFGTK
- a CDS encoding penicillin-binding protein activator, with the protein product MHYQKKLLSFLFLGSLIIALLVITGSPSVAADKGPIKIGLLLPYTGTMPLQAKGVQDGAELYFDEIGRKAGGRPIEIVKEDTELSPTTGLTKVRRLVEQQKVQFVIGPVSSAVGLAIHDYVRAQKVIQINPTAFTRELTSPQKASQNIFRVCDTTDENAYPMGKWMYKNTNYRNIVVTGSDFAAGHHTLEAFTAAFQASGGKVIKEVYPKLGTMDFAPFLAAIDVKGADAVFGFYAGTDAVRFVQQYQEFGLKKRLPLYGHAAMVDDPYLPSIGDAAIGLITSGHYTFMIDSPKNKAFVKAYNAKYGENPSRYSEFGYVSAQVIGAAAESLKGDVDDPQKVAAEIMKVSAKIETPSGPLAFDQYHQRVINMYVLKTEKRDGKLVNAVLDKMGKVAQADVWGWWNK